One Vibrio neonatus genomic window carries:
- a CDS encoding tRNA (cytidine(34)-2'-O)-methyltransferase translates to MFDIALYEPEIAPNTGNIIRLSANCGANLHLIEPLGFDLEEKKVRRAGLDYHDLARVTRHKNYQAFIDFLNERDGDYRIFACTTKTTGHHIDPQYQAGDVLLFGPETRGLPAELIESMPMEQRIRIPMMADSRSLNLSNAVAIIAFEAWRQMDFGGAE, encoded by the coding sequence ATGTTTGATATCGCTTTATACGAACCAGAAATTGCGCCTAACACAGGTAACATCATTCGACTGAGTGCCAATTGTGGTGCCAACTTGCACCTGATTGAACCTTTAGGTTTTGATTTAGAAGAGAAGAAAGTGAGACGTGCAGGCCTTGATTACCACGATCTTGCACGCGTTACTCGCCACAAGAACTATCAAGCTTTTATCGACTTCTTAAATGAAAGAGATGGGGATTACCGAATTTTTGCCTGTACGACTAAAACCACAGGTCATCATATCGACCCTCAGTATCAAGCGGGGGATGTACTGTTATTTGGACCCGAAACTCGCGGACTTCCTGCTGAGCTAATTGAGTCTATGCCAATGGAACAACGCATTCGTATTCCAATGATGGCGGATAGTCGTTCACTCAACTTATCCAATGCGGTCGCCATTATTGCTTTTGAAGCATGGCGTCAAATGGACTTTGGTGGCGCTGAATAA
- the cpxA gene encoding envelope stress sensor histidine kinase CpxA, giving the protein MKLPKFNSFYGRIFAIFWFTILMVLLAVLGLQKLDPRKSHSINSSALHKITHLVNTVELELNHSSSPSRALKTLERRRFGSKDFRLYLVNSEGSLISREHGAKRQALQAMAAEYSNAQEPSQKLFGRYMVAGPFPIFVNGENYRIYAGFTAKRSPPLLYLLLDAPFKLMLFIMIISTPLLLLSAWSLSRPARRLEDAAKRVTRGEFEVDPSLEQGTNEFKQTGASFNQMVLSINQMVSGQQKLLSDISHELRSPLTRLRMANALATRKQGTSKELERIETEAERLEQMIKDLLDLSRMQIDSHHNRIRIDAPSLWDDILSDAQFEAEQNQIDLTFEAVPDVFLVGNKKLLTSAFENIVRNAIRYGHSQVSVLFSVTADQVIFVVEDDGPGVPDDELESIFRPFYRVSTARDRDSGGTGLGLAITENAILQHNGMIKASKGSTLGGLKMTVHLPIQA; this is encoded by the coding sequence ATGAAGCTGCCTAAGTTCAACAGCTTTTATGGACGCATCTTTGCCATTTTTTGGTTCACCATTTTAATGGTGCTACTGGCAGTGCTTGGCTTACAAAAACTCGACCCACGTAAATCGCACTCCATCAATAGCTCTGCGCTGCATAAAATCACTCATCTAGTAAATACCGTGGAGCTAGAATTAAACCACAGTTCTAGCCCTTCTCGCGCTCTGAAAACATTAGAACGTCGCCGTTTTGGTAGTAAAGATTTTCGCTTGTATCTGGTCAACTCTGAGGGGAGTTTAATCAGCAGAGAACACGGCGCTAAACGTCAAGCTCTGCAAGCCATGGCAGCAGAATACAGCAACGCCCAAGAACCCAGTCAAAAACTATTTGGTCGCTATATGGTGGCAGGGCCTTTCCCTATTTTTGTAAATGGTGAAAATTATCGAATCTACGCCGGCTTTACCGCTAAACGATCGCCTCCCCTTTTGTATCTACTGTTAGATGCACCGTTTAAGCTGATGCTATTTATTATGATCATCAGCACCCCGCTACTGTTACTCAGTGCATGGAGTTTAAGTCGCCCCGCTCGTCGACTAGAAGATGCAGCAAAACGTGTCACACGCGGTGAATTTGAAGTTGATCCTAGCCTTGAACAAGGCACCAACGAATTTAAACAAACAGGGGCCAGCTTTAATCAGATGGTGCTATCCATCAACCAAATGGTCTCCGGTCAACAAAAGTTACTTTCGGATATCTCACATGAATTACGTTCACCATTAACGCGCCTACGCATGGCAAACGCACTGGCAACCAGAAAACAAGGTACATCAAAAGAACTAGAACGCATTGAGACAGAAGCGGAAAGATTAGAACAAATGATCAAAGATCTATTGGACTTATCCCGCATGCAAATTGACAGTCACCACAACCGTATTCGCATTGATGCGCCTTCACTGTGGGACGATATTTTATCCGATGCTCAATTTGAAGCAGAACAAAACCAAATTGACTTAACCTTTGAAGCAGTACCAGACGTGTTTTTAGTTGGTAATAAAAAGCTATTAACCAGCGCCTTTGAAAACATAGTGCGGAACGCGATTCGTTATGGTCACTCGCAAGTCAGTGTATTGTTTTCGGTGACCGCTGACCAAGTGATCTTTGTCGTCGAAGATGACGGCCCCGGCGTGCCAGACGATGAGCTAGAAAGCATATTCCGTCCCTTCTATCGCGTCTCTACCGCGCGAGACAGAGACAGCGGTGGCACGGGCTTAGGCTTGGCAATCACCGAGAATGCCATTTTGCAACACAACGGTATGATTAAAGCCAGTAAAGGCTCAACCTTAGGTGGACTAAAAATGACAGTACACTTGCCTATTCAAGCATAA
- a CDS encoding FxsA family protein, producing MFPILLLLFILVPIVEIGLFIQVGGFLGVWTTICLVIFTALIGASLVRSQGIATLLSVQSRLQQGELPAQQIVEGVMLAVAGVLLLTPGFMTDTLGMIVLLPKPRAIIAKQLMKRVQVNGMHSGFHTNAGQGNPFQNQDKGDGNVFEGEFEKKDDQDKDRLN from the coding sequence GTGTTTCCTATTTTATTGTTGTTATTTATATTGGTGCCAATAGTTGAGATTGGCCTATTTATTCAAGTAGGTGGATTTCTTGGTGTTTGGACGACAATATGCCTTGTCATCTTTACCGCTTTGATTGGTGCTTCTTTGGTGCGAAGTCAAGGTATTGCGACTTTGCTTTCGGTGCAATCTCGTCTACAACAAGGTGAATTACCTGCTCAGCAAATCGTTGAAGGTGTGATGTTAGCGGTCGCAGGTGTGCTTTTACTGACGCCTGGATTTATGACTGATACTTTAGGGATGATTGTTCTATTACCTAAGCCAAGAGCCATTATTGCCAAGCAATTGATGAAAAGAGTGCAAGTTAATGGCATGCATTCTGGTTTTCATACTAACGCCGGACAGGGCAATCCATTTCAAAACCAAGATAAAGGTGACGGAAATGTGTTTGAAGGCGAGTTTGAGAAAAAAGACGACCAAGATAAAGATCGTCTAAATTAA